The following are encoded together in the Lentisphaerota bacterium genome:
- the cmr6 gene encoding type III-B CRISPR module RAMP protein Cmr6, whose product MSSHAQAHTLDLLGGPTAPVCENRSLRFSRYTDPSVKGDARRAFLEVAVAQKLPEDLRRSRAAAYDSFLDTIPGVIRVYARNKARLLLNMSGGVLENAGCSLERLAGFPLIPGSAVKGLVRHAALDTLKSDVQDLKPEHLARIAIVFGWTSADWSAKSDFVWAAADAISSAQEIIRSRLGSLPNDFAGAVAFFGAIPYTPRQNDLEIDIATSHHMDYYSDESVPVALDNEAPNPIPFPAIAANHDFGFALAPHSSIPGIRTLMPDLLECARQWLILGLEIYGLGAKTAAGYGWFHVDKTEDIQRDKQKRKQREAFDVWRTQFNLENVPTDRIESAIREAEAQLKTFAPLVDQTITDAINRNKFRIPRKSMRDEIRDRWNASPNIKGIINGDIKPFERASDEKKTAIVTLLREPDGRGAEVWSLLKSGQKGEIAKAADAIRAYCKNTLNLGKMPS is encoded by the coding sequence ATGTCCAGCCATGCCCAAGCCCACACGCTTGACCTTCTTGGCGGCCCCACGGCACCCGTGTGCGAAAATCGGTCACTGCGCTTTTCCCGCTACACCGATCCGTCCGTCAAGGGCGATGCACGTCGGGCCTTCCTCGAAGTCGCCGTGGCCCAAAAATTGCCGGAAGACCTGCGTCGTTCTCGCGCGGCCGCTTATGACTCCTTTCTGGATACGATCCCAGGCGTCATTCGTGTTTACGCCAGAAACAAGGCGCGCCTCTTGCTCAACATGTCTGGAGGCGTTCTCGAGAACGCCGGATGCTCCCTCGAACGTCTTGCCGGATTTCCTTTGATCCCCGGCTCTGCCGTCAAGGGCCTTGTCCGGCATGCCGCGCTTGATACGCTCAAATCGGACGTTCAGGATCTCAAGCCGGAACATCTGGCTCGGATTGCCATTGTCTTCGGCTGGACATCCGCCGACTGGTCCGCAAAATCGGATTTTGTCTGGGCCGCTGCCGATGCCATCTCCAGCGCTCAGGAGATCATCAGAAGTCGTCTCGGTTCTCTGCCAAATGACTTTGCCGGCGCTGTCGCCTTCTTCGGCGCGATACCATACACCCCACGCCAGAACGACCTTGAAATAGACATTGCCACGTCTCATCACATGGATTACTACAGCGACGAGAGTGTGCCCGTTGCTCTTGACAATGAGGCGCCTAACCCCATCCCGTTTCCCGCTATCGCCGCTAATCATGATTTCGGATTCGCACTGGCACCGCACTCCTCCATTCCAGGGATTCGCACCCTGATGCCGGATCTGCTGGAGTGTGCCAGGCAATGGCTCATTCTCGGACTCGAAATCTATGGACTTGGCGCAAAAACCGCAGCCGGTTACGGTTGGTTTCACGTGGACAAGACCGAGGACATCCAACGTGATAAACAGAAACGTAAACAACGCGAGGCGTTTGATGTCTGGCGTACGCAGTTCAATCTCGAAAACGTGCCGACCGACAGGATTGAGTCCGCCATTCGTGAGGCCGAAGCGCAATTGAAGACGTTCGCCCCTCTTGTTGACCAGACCATCACCGACGCCATTAACCGCAACAAGTTCCGAATCCCGCGTAAGTCCATGCGCGATGAGATTCGCGACAGGTGGAACGCCTCGCCAAACATCAAAGGCATCATCAACGGCGATATCAAGCCTTTCGAACGGGCATCCGACGAGAAAAAGACTGCCATCGTTACGCTGCTACGCGAACCGGACGGCCGTGGCGCCGAAGTATGGTCGCTTTTGAAAAGCGGCCAAAAGGGCGAGATCGCAAAAGCCGCCGACGCGATTCGCGCTTATTGCAAAAACACGCTCAATCTCGGAAAGATGCCATCATGA
- the cmr4 gene encoding type III-B CRISPR module RAMP protein Cmr4: protein MTTQILTLFTRTPLHVGAGSSVGAIDQPVVRERHTRFPVIPGSSIKGVLADAWSDELVKNDKGRLVRPDDDNTKEISWLFGAEDASAANAGALLFGEARLLAFPVRSARAGFAWVTSPVAINRAIRDGLFAGLTEIGDDLGDDGARFSMEALGIRNEVILEDQPLKHKGMIPVELADAFKTVPGFANNLPRLVVVADGTLSYFTTTACEVAQHVKIDDDTGTAAGKFLFNQENVPADTFFYAPIHAVSRQGKAAPDALAALSRKLVALPVWQFGGDGSTGLGYCTVTLK, encoded by the coding sequence ATGACCACCCAGATTCTCACCCTCTTCACCCGCACCCCGCTCCACGTCGGGGCCGGCTCATCCGTCGGCGCCATCGACCAGCCTGTCGTCCGCGAACGCCACACCCGCTTCCCGGTCATCCCCGGCAGCAGCATCAAGGGGGTGCTGGCGGACGCATGGTCGGATGAACTCGTCAAGAACGACAAAGGTCGCCTCGTCAGACCCGACGATGACAACACCAAGGAAATATCCTGGCTGTTCGGCGCGGAAGACGCATCCGCTGCTAACGCCGGGGCTTTGCTGTTTGGTGAAGCCCGCCTTCTTGCTTTTCCTGTTCGCTCGGCACGAGCTGGTTTTGCCTGGGTAACCTCGCCGGTCGCCATTAATCGCGCGATTCGAGACGGATTATTTGCAGGGCTAACCGAGATCGGTGATGATCTAGGCGATGACGGTGCCCGTTTTTCGATGGAGGCCCTCGGCATCAGGAATGAAGTGATTCTGGAAGATCAACCTCTCAAACACAAAGGGATGATCCCGGTTGAGCTTGCAGATGCGTTCAAGACTGTCCCTGGTTTCGCCAATAATCTTCCACGGCTGGTAGTCGTTGCGGATGGAACGCTCTCTTATTTCACAACCACTGCTTGCGAGGTTGCTCAGCACGTTAAGATCGACGATGATACAGGAACCGCTGCCGGGAAGTTTTTGTTTAACCAAGAGAACGTCCCTGCGGACACGTTTTTTTATGCACCGATCCACGCCGTTTCCCGGCAGGGTAAAGCCGCACCCGACGCATTAGCCGCACTCTCCCGAAAGCTTGTGGCCCTTCCCGTCTGGCAATTCGGTGGCGATGGTTCAACTGGTCTCGGTTACTGCACCGTCACTCTGAAATAA
- the cas10 gene encoding type III-B CRISPR-associated protein Cas10/Cmr2 — MSDTRTDTAFWQRKLMAFLHDAPDKSFDIGLHEAHAAAVQRAAGFTDEASRADSEKSIKPADWFSASAERFVFPKGACSHTFKSQPLFIHPLSSEPYRFPPEFGVNAAPLSDAIQSAIGGIETDDWHERFFLFWRRWMENATAKHPALAFLPADTRIPDHTIWNHMSFASAMAPCIEGREVRPELLLFQLGPVQDFIAQARSTRDLWSGSYLISWLMAHAIKAVTDEIGPDAVIFPSLRGNGIFDALHKDTYYAKPWKTGDGGATETTWERLKKDKGGWANMADWLLTPTLPNRFFAIVPHGRGAELAAKAHASLTGELGTVSEAVWAWVLDHGGKAAWKARWNAQIAAFPQVAWAVQPWLDRETCLAATEQLAKNEDDPVGVAGRILSMLDLGEKRISEGDRDRRYYTSDAKDRLNNPGLLWSAHYALLDAKLAERRNTRDFAQWNPVGDAAVKDSLSGKDECMGDEAFWVELTKAHKDLFTAASHRYGAMNLIKRLWCRPDAVAYLPQKLGLDTAVVNKALRADSTQEIAARNASGSGVPGPVSPYIAVLALDGDEMGKWVSGAKTPQLLKQLAPQAKAYLTANGATGLSRLLTPSYHLQFSEALANFAMYQARTVVEHYDGELIYAGGDDVLAILPSTRAIACAQALRDAFRTDFADGRLFPGSRSEVSVGIAIGHQNAPLQMLVREAQKAEKRAKGVYGRAALAISLYKRSGETIEWGCKWESNALELMREITTLNKEGKLSGRFPYALAALLQPYALDRPDTDLVAMLPVIQTDVRHVLSRQGSGLSPQELESLAHAIDAYLAVCWSPPAPASGVQSPASAKPQDPGPKTPDSGRRKPTPPPHDFLNLFLAETFINRLRGEN, encoded by the coding sequence CGTTTAAGAGCCAACCGCTGTTCATTCATCCGCTCTCCTCCGAACCGTACAGGTTTCCGCCAGAATTCGGTGTGAACGCGGCACCCCTCTCCGACGCTATCCAGTCGGCAATCGGTGGTATTGAGACCGACGATTGGCACGAACGGTTCTTCTTGTTTTGGCGTCGCTGGATGGAGAACGCCACCGCCAAGCACCCGGCACTGGCTTTCCTTCCTGCGGACACGCGCATTCCCGATCACACGATTTGGAATCACATGTCGTTCGCTTCGGCAATGGCTCCGTGCATTGAGGGCCGGGAGGTCCGGCCCGAACTGCTCCTCTTCCAACTCGGGCCGGTCCAAGACTTCATCGCCCAGGCTCGCTCCACCCGCGACCTCTGGTCAGGTTCCTATCTAATCTCGTGGCTCATGGCTCACGCCATCAAGGCCGTCACCGACGAAATCGGCCCCGACGCCGTGATATTTCCGAGTCTGCGCGGCAACGGCATTTTTGATGCTCTGCACAAAGACACGTATTACGCCAAGCCTTGGAAAACCGGCGACGGCGGCGCGACTGAAACCACGTGGGAACGGCTGAAGAAGGACAAGGGCGGCTGGGCCAACATGGCGGACTGGCTGCTCACGCCAACGCTCCCGAACCGTTTCTTCGCCATCGTCCCGCACGGGCGCGGGGCGGAACTTGCCGCCAAGGCGCACGCATCGCTAACCGGGGAACTGGGCACGGTCAGTGAGGCTGTATGGGCTTGGGTCTTGGATCACGGTGGCAAAGCCGCATGGAAAGCGCGTTGGAATGCCCAGATCGCAGCTTTTCCGCAGGTCGCCTGGGCCGTCCAACCGTGGCTTGACCGCGAAACGTGCCTGGCCGCAACCGAGCAACTAGCGAAGAATGAGGACGACCCAGTTGGCGTTGCCGGACGAATCCTGAGCATGCTCGATCTCGGCGAGAAGCGGATCTCTGAGGGTGACCGCGACCGGCGTTACTACACGAGCGATGCGAAAGACCGGTTGAACAATCCCGGTCTTCTCTGGTCGGCTCATTACGCTTTGCTCGACGCCAAGCTCGCCGAGCGCCGAAACACGCGCGATTTCGCACAGTGGAATCCGGTAGGGGATGCCGCCGTCAAGGACTCACTCTCCGGCAAGGACGAGTGCATGGGCGACGAAGCGTTCTGGGTTGAGCTAACGAAAGCGCACAAGGATCTCTTCACAGCCGCCTCGCACCGCTATGGTGCCATGAACCTGATCAAACGTCTCTGGTGCCGTCCCGATGCCGTCGCCTACCTGCCGCAAAAACTCGGCCTCGATACCGCTGTCGTCAACAAGGCGCTGCGGGCCGACTCCACCCAAGAGATTGCCGCCCGCAACGCCTCTGGGTCCGGCGTCCCGGGTCCGGTGTCCCCCTACATCGCCGTCCTCGCCCTCGATGGCGACGAGATGGGCAAGTGGGTCTCCGGTGCCAAGACGCCCCAGTTGCTCAAGCAACTTGCGCCACAGGCAAAGGCCTATCTCACGGCGAACGGTGCCACCGGCCTCAGCCGTCTGCTCACCCCCTCGTATCACCTTCAGTTTAGCGAAGCGCTCGCCAACTTCGCCATGTATCAAGCTCGCACCGTGGTGGAGCATTACGACGGTGAGTTGATCTATGCCGGCGGTGACGATGTACTCGCCATTCTCCCCTCCACGCGGGCCATCGCTTGCGCCCAGGCGCTGCGCGACGCCTTCCGCACCGACTTTGCTGACGGGCGTCTTTTTCCCGGTTCCCGCAGCGAGGTCTCGGTCGGGATCGCCATCGGTCATCAGAATGCCCCGTTGCAAATGCTCGTGCGCGAGGCGCAGAAAGCGGAGAAGCGCGCCAAAGGAGTGTATGGGAGAGCCGCCTTGGCCATCAGCCTCTACAAGCGTTCGGGCGAGACCATCGAGTGGGGGTGCAAATGGGAAAGCAACGCTCTCGAACTGATGCGGGAGATCACCACTCTGAACAAGGAGGGGAAACTTTCGGGGCGCTTTCCTTACGCCCTGGCCGCACTGCTGCAACCCTATGCGCTCGATCGGCCTGATACCGACCTGGTTGCCATGCTCCCTGTCATCCAGACCGACGTGCGGCATGTTCTTTCACGCCAGGGGTCGGGCCTGTCGCCTCAGGAGCTGGAATCCCTGGCGCACGCTATCGACGCTTATCTCGCCGTTTGCTGGTCACCGCCAGCCCCGGCGTCCGGCGTCCAGAGTCCTGCGTCCGCCAAACCCCAGGACCCAGGACCCAAGACTCCCGACTCCGGGCGCCGCAAGCCAACGCCCCCCCCTCATGACTTCCTCAACCTCTTTCTCGCCGAAACCTTTATTAACCGTCTGAGAGGGGAAAACTAA